The DNA sequence CGAGATGATCCCGTGCAGATCGAGTGTCACATTGTCTCCCTCGTGCGTCGACGGCCGTCCACGGCCCCCACGAGCGCCGCCTGCCGTGATTCCGGAGTGCCGATCCCTGGACGGGACCTGCGATGCAAGCCTAGCATCTGACATCTGGAATATCAGAGGAGATCAAGGATGCCCACCCCTGCCTCAGCGTTGAGTCAGCAGGCGCCTCACGACGCCGACCACACCGCCGCCCGCCGCGTCGCGATCGCCAGTGCCATCGGCACGACCGTCGAGTACTACGACTTCACGCTCTACGCCACCACCGCGGCCCTCGTCTTCGACCACGTCTTCTTCCCCTCGGTGAACGACGCGGTCGGGACCCTCGCGGCGTTCTCCACCTTCTTCGTCGGCTATCTCGCACGCCCACTCGGCGGCGTGATCTTCGGTCACTTCGGCGACCGGCTCGGCCGCAAGACCGTCCTGGTGACCACCTTGCTGCTGATGGGCCTGGGCACCTTCTGCATCGGCCTGCTGCCCTCGTACGGCACCATCGGCATCGCCGCCCCGGTCCTGCTGGTCCTCATCCGGCTGATCCAGGGCCTGGGGATGGGCGGTGAGTACGGCGGCGGGGTGCTGATGGCGCTGGAGTACGCACCGCGTGAGCGGCAGGGCCTCTACACCAGCCTGGTGCACATCGGCACCCCGGCCGGGGTGCTGCTGCCGGTCGGCCTGGTGAGCGTGCTCAGCGCCACCATGTCCGACAGCGCCTTCGACGCCTGGGGCTGGCGGGTGCCGTTCCTCGCCAGCATCGTGCTGGTCGGCCTCGGGATGTATCTGCGCGTCACCGTGAGCGAGAGCCCGGAGTTCCGGCGGCTGCGCGCCGAGCGCGAGGTCAAGAAGATCCCGCTGCGCGGGCTGGCCGACGGCCATCTGGCCTCGGTCGGCTGCTCGATCATCGCCAAGATCGCGGAGAGCGGGCTGTTCAACGTCTACTACGTCGTGGCGCTCGCCTACGCCACGGATGAACTCGGCGTGGACAAGCAGCCGGTGCTGATCGCAATTCTCATCGCCTGTGCGCTGGAGTGTCTGACCCTGCCCCTGTTCGGCACGCTCTCCGACCGTGTCGGACGGCGGCTGGTCTACGCGGGCGGCGCCGTCTTCCAGGCACTGCTGATCGTGCCGTTCTTCCTGCTCGTCCAGACCCGCGAGCCGGTGCTGATCACCCTCGCGATGACGCTGGGCCTGGCGGTCGGACACGGCGCGATGTACGGCGCCCAGGGCGCGCTGTTCGCCAACCTCTACCCGGTCGCCCTGCGGTACACCGGCCTGTCCGTCAGCCAGCAGGTCGGCGCCACGCTGGGCGGGGGCCTGTCACCGCTGCTGGGCACCGCGCTGATCACCGCCTTCGACGGGCGCCCGACCGGCGTGTGCCTCTACGCCGTCGGCGTCGTCCTGCTGTCGGGAGTGTGTACCCTCGCCCTGCGCCGCGGTGACCACAGGCCGCTGCGGTGGCGCCCCGCCGGTGCGGCCGCCGCCGATGTGCACGGCGCCGCGGAATGACCCCGTCCGGAGCCCTCCGCACCTTCTCCCCCACAATGGGCGCGTCCGTAACCGTCCGACTGCTTTCTCCTCATCAAGGAATATCATCACAATGCCGCTCTATTTCGCCGACTCGGCAGAGTCGATCGTCCCCGACGCCCTCGCCGGATTCGCCTCCGCACACGCCGACCTCGTCAGCCACCATCCCGACCACGGCTATCTCCGCGCCCGCGGCGGCTCCGCACAGCGCCGGGTCGGACTGGTCTCGGGAGGCGGCTCCGGCCATGAACCCCTGCACGCGGGGTTCGTCGGCGCCGGGATGCTGGACGCCGCCTGCCCCGGCCGGATCTTCGCCTCGCCGCACAACCGGCAGATCTTCGAGGCCAGCCGCGCCGTCGCCGGGCCCGAGGGGGTGCTGCACATCGTCAAGAACTACACCGGGGACCGCATCAACTTCGGCATCGCCGCCGAACGCCTCGCCCATGAGGGCATACCCTGCGCCCGCGTCCTGGTCGACGACGACCTCGCCACCGACTCCGACGACATCGCGGTCGGCCGGCGCGGCACCGGCGCCACCCTGATCGTGGAGAAGATCCTCGGCGCCGCCGCCGACGAGGGACGCGGCCTGGAGGACCTGGCCGCCCTCGGCGCCGAGGTGACCCGGCGCTCCCGCAGCCTGGCCGTCGCCTCGGCCGCCCACACCGCGCCCGGCTCCGGCACCCCGGCGTTCGAGCTTCCCGACGGGGTCTGGGAGTACGGCGTCGGCATCCACGGTGAACGGGCCGGCAGCACCACCCCCGCGGTACCGCTCACCCAGTTCGTCAGGACGATGACCGACCGGCTGCTGGCCGCGCTGCCCGACGGCCCCCGGCCGCGGGTGCTCGCCCTGGTCAACGGGCTCGGCGCGACGACCTCGCTGGAGCTGTACGGCATACTCCACGCCCTCACCAAGGCTCTGGACGACAACGGCGTCGCGCTCGACCGGTCCCTGACCGGAACCCTGGTCAGCGCCCTCGACATGCGCGGGTTCTCGCTGTCCCTGCTCGCCGCCGACGACGAGCTGCTGCGGCTGTGGGACGCGCCCGCCCGCACCCCCGCCTGGCCGCTGTGACCCACCCGAGGCCCGTCACCGCCGCCGCGCAGGCCGACCGCAGACCACAGATCACCGAGGAGTTCCCCGCCATGTCAGCGATACCCGCACCACACCACCTCACCTACGACACCACCGCGGCCTGGCTCATCCGCTTCGCCACCACGGCCGATTCCGTCGAACCCGAACTGACCGCCCTCGACCAGCGGGTGGGCGACGGCGACTTCGGCACCAACCTGACCGGCGGGATGGCCGGGGTGCGCCGCGCGCTGCAAGCCCTCTCCGACGGCCCCGCCGCCGACCGGGAGTCCCCCGCCGCGCCGCTCGCCACGGCGGCACGGGTCTTCCTCGACGACGTGGGCGGCACCAGCGGCCCGCTGTTCGGCCTGCTGCTCCAGGAACTGGCCGCCGCGGTCGCCGCCAACCCCGCCACCGCGGGCACCCGCGAACTGGCCGCGGGCACCACCGCCGGCGCGGCCGCGATCCAGCGGGTCGGCGAGGCCGAGGTCGGCGACAAGACGCTGATCGACGCCCTCGTCCCGGCCGCCCAGGCGCTCACCGCATGCGCCCCGGACACCGAGCCGGGGCAGGCGCTCCACCAGGCGGCGGTCGCCGCCCACCAGGGAGCCGGCTCCACCACCGATCTGCGCGCACGGCGCGGCCGCGCCAGCTACACGGGCGATCACGCCCGCGGCGTGCCCGACCCCGGCGCCATGGCCATCGCCCTGCTGTTCGCCTCCTACGACGACGCGCTCAGCTCGCTGGACCAGCTGCCGTAGCAGGCCGCGTCCCGGGCCCGGTCCGATGGCTCGTCGCGGCCCCGCGACGCCTGGGCACGGCGCCCCCGGCCACCGCCGGGAGGTGCGCCCCCTGCCCGGACGCCGCGGGGCCGCCCTTCGGGCGACGACGCGCTCAGCTCGCTGGACCAGCTGCCGTAACAGGCCGCGTCCCGGGCCCG is a window from the Streptomyces luomodiensis genome containing:
- a CDS encoding dihydroxyacetone kinase subunit DhaK, which encodes MPLYFADSAESIVPDALAGFASAHADLVSHHPDHGYLRARGGSAQRRVGLVSGGGSGHEPLHAGFVGAGMLDAACPGRIFASPHNRQIFEASRAVAGPEGVLHIVKNYTGDRINFGIAAERLAHEGIPCARVLVDDDLATDSDDIAVGRRGTGATLIVEKILGAAADEGRGLEDLAALGAEVTRRSRSLAVASAAHTAPGSGTPAFELPDGVWEYGVGIHGERAGSTTPAVPLTQFVRTMTDRLLAALPDGPRPRVLALVNGLGATTSLELYGILHALTKALDDNGVALDRSLTGTLVSALDMRGFSLSLLAADDELLRLWDAPARTPAWPL
- a CDS encoding MFS transporter, with the protein product MPTPASALSQQAPHDADHTAARRVAIASAIGTTVEYYDFTLYATTAALVFDHVFFPSVNDAVGTLAAFSTFFVGYLARPLGGVIFGHFGDRLGRKTVLVTTLLLMGLGTFCIGLLPSYGTIGIAAPVLLVLIRLIQGLGMGGEYGGGVLMALEYAPRERQGLYTSLVHIGTPAGVLLPVGLVSVLSATMSDSAFDAWGWRVPFLASIVLVGLGMYLRVTVSESPEFRRLRAEREVKKIPLRGLADGHLASVGCSIIAKIAESGLFNVYYVVALAYATDELGVDKQPVLIAILIACALECLTLPLFGTLSDRVGRRLVYAGGAVFQALLIVPFFLLVQTREPVLITLAMTLGLAVGHGAMYGAQGALFANLYPVALRYTGLSVSQQVGATLGGGLSPLLGTALITAFDGRPTGVCLYAVGVVLLSGVCTLALRRGDHRPLRWRPAGAAAADVHGAAE
- the dhaL gene encoding dihydroxyacetone kinase subunit DhaL; its protein translation is MSAIPAPHHLTYDTTAAWLIRFATTADSVEPELTALDQRVGDGDFGTNLTGGMAGVRRALQALSDGPAADRESPAAPLATAARVFLDDVGGTSGPLFGLLLQELAAAVAANPATAGTRELAAGTTAGAAAIQRVGEAEVGDKTLIDALVPAAQALTACAPDTEPGQALHQAAVAAHQGAGSTTDLRARRGRASYTGDHARGVPDPGAMAIALLFASYDDALSSLDQLP